A stretch of DNA from Acidobacteriota bacterium:
TGAGCGACGAGCCGGTGCCCGAGTCGTTGCAGAGGGATCCCGAGCTGTGGAGCGGCTGCATCTCCGGTGCCCTCACCGAGAGTGGCTTCCTCGAGGCCTTTCAGGAGGCCGGGTTCCATGGTGTCCGCATCCTCGAGCGGCAGGTCGAGGCCTGGCAAACGGTGCAGGGCATCGAGTTCCGCTCTTTGACCCTGGAGGCTTTCAAGGGCAAGGAAGGCCCTTGCTGGGAGCGCAACCAGGCGGTGATCTACAAGGGCCCCTTCCTCGAGGTGACCGACGACGATGGCCATCGCATGGTGCGCGGCGAGCGCTACGCGGTGTGCGAGAAGACCTATCGCCTTTACCAGCGCGAGCCCTATCGCGGCATGTTCGAGGCCATCGAGCCGCGCCTCGAGATTCCCCTCGAAGCGGCGGAGCCCTTCGATTGCAGCCGCACCGTGCACCGGCACCCGCGCGAGACCAAAGGCATGGATTACGACGCCACCATCGAGGCCGCGGGCGGCTGCGAGCCCGGTGGAGACTGCTGCTGAGCATGCTGCGACGCGGATTCCTTCTCATCGTCGGCATTGCCCTGTTGGCGCTGCCGGCGAGCGCCCTGCGGATCAACGGCTCGACCACCGTCAACCCGGTGGTGGTGCGGGCCGCCGAGATCCTGCAGGCGGAACAGGGCCTGAAGATCTTGGTCGACACTCAGGGTGGCAGCTCCGGCGGCATCGCCGCCCTCGGCGATGGACGGGTCGAGATCGGCATGTCGTCGCGGCCGCTGTCGGCGAAGGACCGTGAGCGCTTTCCCGGCACCCGCTTTCAGCCCGTGCCGATCGGCTACGACGCTGTCGCTCTGGCGGTGTCGCGCGATGTTTGGGAAGGCGGCCTTCGCACCCTGACGCGGCAGCAGGTGCGCGGTCTCTATGAGGGCACGATCCGCAACTGGCGCGAGATCGGCGGCCCCGATCGCCGGGTGGCTTTCTTCAACAAGGAGCCCGGTCGCGGCACCTGGGAGGTCTTCGCCGACTGGCTCTACGGCGATGCCGATCGGGCACCCTTGGTCAGCCTGCCGGAGGTGGGCTCGAACGAGGAGGGGCGCAACAAGGTGCGCTCGACCCGCGGCGCG
This window harbors:
- a CDS encoding phosphate ABC transporter substrate-binding protein, with protein sequence MLRRGFLLIVGIALLALPASALRINGSTTVNPVVVRAAEILQAEQGLKILVDTQGGSSGGIAALGDGRVEIGMSSRPLSAKDRERFPGTRFQPVPIGYDAVALAVSRDVWEGGLRTLTRQQVRGLYEGTIRNWREIGGPDRRVAFFNKEPGRGTWEVFADWLYGDADRAPLVSLPEVGSNEEGRNKVRSTRGAITQISVAWTDQRSLFAVPLIADDGTAVEPSRDHLEAGSYPLSRPLLVITNGDPRGEARLMVDFLLSPRGQGLVEESGYLSLGDLAR